ataataatgcactagtgatttgtaccgaaaatcaatcattttataaatgtttgagcataaccaacgacaggaaactttattctcagcatgattaagcctgatgaaaatacagactgtgagtaaactgcatagcttctgtcaccggtgcagcttgcacaatttcgcgataaacaggaatcaaagttggggaccgaaaacatatgagggtcgataacgtatgacgctacgataattACACTACAgtaaaaaatgttcacagactcACTTTGAATTACTTCTCAAGATCAAGACATCATCGGCTGGCTGTTCTGTGGGCAGAGGGGATACATACAGTTTTAAACAGTGCCCTGTACTGCATGTTCGCAGCCTCGCTCCGCCCACAGCAGGCAGGGCCGGCCGATGATGTCATGATTAACATATGAAGTGGTGATTTTGATGACTAAATGATCCAGGCTATTCTAATTTCtggaattttgaaatatttttttctaaacagtATTCCCAAAGGCAGAGCCAGGGGTTTAATCCAGACAAAATGAATGAGGCAGTGGATAAACAACGCAACCTCCGCCTTGGACAAAGGTCAGTAACTTTAAACTTTCCGTAACCTGCCACCacttttggataactttccgtatcacgcctaaaagggatatctcataaAGATactatatttattatttcatatcaaatgaaaaagtggtgatgTGATTTTActcgtttttacaaaaagtaatcTTATTTCAGTAAATTAcacactattttatttcatacaatacatgtcataacaaataaaaaagtggtggtacGTAGGATATGGAAATGTTTCCCTTCCAACACGGAGGAACAATTTTGACACTCAATGAAAACACCTAATGCTTTGCAATTCTCTTACTTTTTGTCCATATTTGACTTTGTGTTCTTGTTAACAGAGAGGGCAGCAGACTGTCTCATGGAGGCTTGGAGAGTTCACCTTTAGCAAGGGATAAAATGATGAGCCGCACGCTAAACAAAGACAGATTGACTACAAGATGTATCCTTTCAccttatttttttaatccatcctttattaagggaataaaagggtagcgacgagttcttaaacggccgtttaaaaccggcagggtcgttgccaggtgataaaggcctgagctgaaggcgagggcctttatcgcttGGCAACGACCATCAGAATTAggcctcataattcaaatgttgTTCCACATCTAGCAggaatactgtatgttacagcgccaggagcatcactgggtgacggacatatgctttataagaagccacaattcttattattattatcatgtatTGCGGCATAATGAAGACGAGGCATTAACAAAGTTGTTGGTTGGATTTATCCTTGACCCTTTGTAAAAGCTCCTGGGTTACTGGACCAGACAGCAGGGAAATCACACACTCCAGGCGTACGACAAGAGTTACCACACACACCAGGCAGTGCGCTTAAACACAGTAAATGTGAGTACTCTAAAACTATGAGGTGAAAAGAGAAAAAGTAactaaaacttgatttgaaccAGTGACCTCTGGAATGACGTTCCAGTGTGTAGGCATACATACAGCTGTTGGGACTTATACACAATGTAACAAAGGTCCGTACAATGTATGTCTTTGTTAAATCAGGTCCCCCAAGGGAAGAAAATTTTAACTCTTCGGAGGGTTGGACAGAGAAAAATCTACCCAAACTGGATTTAAACCAGTGACCTTGGGGTTTACCTGCCGGTGTTATACCACTTAAGCTGTCCAGCCCTGctttggcagtctccctatttcgTCAATATTGTGAATAGCGAAAAGTCTATGGTTTCTTATTTCTGATTCTGCTGGACACCAATAAAAGGGTTCATATATTTGTAGAAGTTatgtatttgtaatttttattttgttctttgaagACACACCGAGAAAGCCCCCCATGGGGTCGTCCCAATTTGATGTTTCTGACCTGATGGGACAAACACCCAACAGATCCATGTTGACACCAGCAAGGACGGTAAGCTCCTACAAAGTATTggattaattaaataatttggggttctTGCCCCACCAAAGTTCAGGCCTTGATTTTGAAATAGATGGAAACAAATTCACTCTATCAAAAGCCTAATATTTCTGGAAACCTAAAAGATAGAATTATGAATAATTCTTCTATCATCTGAGGATGTGCTGTTTTTAAAATGACTGTGTTTTTCATGTGAACAGTCCTCGAATTACATGAAGGCCTTTGTGGCCTCTGTTGACCCCTTGTCTTGTTCTTGGTGCCCATTTGAAAGTGTCCCTTAGCCTTTCCAGATTTCCAAATGgcagtgccctttgaaaaattgcaaatggccttgccctctcaacgaTGAAATTTCAGCTTGGCGTAAACAATTGTCTGAGAATTAACTTGTTGGTTCATCTTTGTTTCAGTTTAATTTATCCATGTTGGATCAGTCGCGTCTTAACTCCCTCTTCCCGGCGACGCCCGTACATCCTTCCAACGGAGCCCTGGAACCATCCGCCGTTCAAACGCCTGGGGGTGTAACGGAGGATTTTACAACTACAAATATGAACCTGCTGTTGGTAGAAGACCCAGGAGTGGcaggtaaacaaaaatctgCTTAGTAATAagaagtgagaaaaaaaaaacagctgttgcaaacaacttaccaaccaaaacgaCCGATGGtagaaatgcaaaaaaatagttaatggccgtacgtttcgaccctagcagagtctctcTCAAAGGctcaatgacaacacaacaaattaaaacattaataattcaaataataaatgcaaATTCTTTTCTTAACGAAGAAACCTTCtaattgaaattaattttgtgtatgGCTTTTAGCGTCAGAGGGACTATTCGAGGAGTTCATGAGTTGTTTCACAAACCACCAGTCACCGACGGATGTCTTTACACTGGTTGCAAAGTACCAGCAGGTGTGCGTGGAGCAAGTGGACATGTTGAACAACCTCGTCCGAAAAGCAGGTCTCAGTTCTTCCTATGGTGTCCCCAAGAAGTGAGTTATCTTCTAAATCtctttgattatttttattatttatttgacctcaacaaatacaagtacatcaaaaagcGCAGTAAAGTTGAAACAATAACACAatgaaccaatcaaaataatgaaCACAATAGTTATTCAAGCAAAGAGCACATCTATTTTAGCAATGCAGAGGtactgggttcaaatcccacccgagttattTGTCTGTGCTTTCAAGAAAAGGGGTTCAACCTGGTGTTTTCTGGtatggttggctgcagattgcCCACAGCACCTTCTaaacagttaaagccattatacacttttggtaaacagtgttgtccaaggcccacacttcgtgtatcacaacttatatataaaataacaaacctgtgaaaatttaggctcaatcagtcatcagagtcgggagaaaataacaggaaaaccaacccttaattccgcacgtttcgccgtgtcatgacatgtgtttcaaataaatccggaAATCTCGCTAtcgcatttcatggaacaatatttcaagagaagtctttcaccattaccttctgtaaaccctgtaatttatttgtaaatctgtgaacttttttttttttttctgtaccgaaagtgtataatggctttaaatgaagcTATGCAAATAAACAGGTCTTATACTTCAAACACAGCTCTGCATACCTTGTAGAAAAATAATGAGCGCTTTGAGATTCCCTTGACTGTGATGAAGTGCTATATAACAACTGAAaactattatttttaaagacactggacactagtcttcacagttggtgtatctcaacatatgcataaaataacaaacctgtgaaaatttgagctcaatcggtcgtcaaagttgcgagatattaatgaaagaaaaaaacacccttgtcgacgcatgaagttgtgtgcttttagatgcttgatttcgagagctcaaattcttaatctgaggtctcgaaatcaaattcgtggaaaattacttctttcatgaaaactactccacttcagagggagccgtttctcacaatgttttatactatcaaccgctccccattactcgtaatcaagaaagttcttatgctaataattattttgagtaattaccaatagtgtccaatgcctttaaggccCAAATGTTAAATTTGTCACAAATCATGTCAAACTTTCCTGAGAGGTTTTGATTGGTTTTCTCTCTGTTTAAGATTTGCTCGTACAGTTGAAGTCCTACGTCTACTGGAACAAGAGAAGTGCACGTGGCGTTTGATTGGGTCCCTTTACCAAGACAGGCAAGCTGTACTTGAGGACTTTGAGGATGAAAATATGGATGTTGGAGTTAAGGTACAAGACttatagttttcttttttaactgaCGGGGGTGTTGGGGtattacaacaattttattgTGCTCCTTCTGTGAACTTCAACTACTGGCAGTAGCTAACATGCGGTGACATGCGCCACAATATCGAATTGAAAATTTACCCAGAAACCTAATAAATATGTTCATGATTCTAGCTAAGGGTAGAGCGGATTTTCTGTAGCGCTCAGTATTGCATTTTGGGATGTCAAAGCCAGACGTTGAAGCTGCTCTAAGAATTACATACCacaactgtttgtttgttgagaaTATCATTGTCACAATGAGGCACAAAAGTAACACAACAAACATTCTCATCAAATGAAATGGGATTTTTCAGTCTCCTTAGAATTATGGAATGCCTTTACTGGAATAGGCCAATTAAGCCACGGCCGATAACCAGCCATGGTTAGTTGGAATCTGGGTCTTGCCTACCATATGCTGAATACCAGGGTGGCAGCTTATCAATCTCtccttttacaaaaaaggacaaAGGTGTGGAATAGGGTATTTCACAAAAAACGGAAAAAGGGAGATTTTAGAGTAGGAAAGTCGGTACCCTTTATCCCTCATGCGTTGACAACtgttacaaacaaatacatgaaAGTCCGCAAGACAACATGATCAGTTTGTTTTATGTCACTTTTGTTCTTCAATCTGCTGACAgccaaaaataaatgacaacaaaGAAAGGCTTTGAAACAGtagttaaagaaaacaaaacttagtCATTATCTTTTTTGTACAGCAAGTCATTTGGGGGACAAAAAAGGATTATacgatttttattttcaaacatgCTTAGACCTCCAAGCACAGTGAGAAAAACATCATGGAAGCACTTTTCCAGCGAGACAGCGACGTCCGTCAGAACCAGATTATAGTCGACTGGCTTGAAGAGAACTCCAGAGATTCTTTGAGATACGGCTATGACCGAGCTGAATTCTACTCCAAGTCTGTCTGTTGGTAAGATATTTCTgaaattctcctgaagacgagcagagtatactgttcgaaacactAAGACCTAAccgattcttttcagagccaatactccctcaaaagagaaatattacgtggttgtacccgcaagttgactATTATTTATAGTAAATTCTTATctttcacaccatgcaaagcttcaaacttcACTTAATTTCAGTTCTGTTGAAGTAAAGATGTCTATGGTTTAAGCTGACTTGTAAAGGCAAGCCGCTACAAGCTACCTGGCTTATTTTGGGCCTTGCCTCCACGCGTTTTCCGccagtttatttaattttttctatCATTTATATATACCTGTATGTATTACTATAatattgtggaaatgttttgtggaaataaatgtatattgaattgaattgaattgaacttgaTAATACTTTGTGAGCTGCTAAGAGGTTTCTTCTGGAGCAGTCATTTTTAAGGGAAGCATTTGCCATGGCTTGTGTAACTTTTCACCTTGAATATAGTCTTGATGCAGGGCGTTCTTGTTGAGTTGATCAACCTCTACGTTAAAACCATCGGCCCATAcacaggggtttcccttaaccttttttttcaatcgcccgccgggcgagtcgaccacaattctcgatcgcccgcaggttttttcactagcccgcatgtatttatacacaaaataaaaaaaaaataaaaacgattatgaagcccttaaaattgctttttttgaGGATTTTGTAACTGAATTTTTACCTTAAATTAtcccttttccatcaacaacaactttaatGACTTCATGGTTAGGGGGTCGgttgatttgaacatgttttgaaccccgtttgcaacaaaatcttcatgaatcaacgatcagtcaacaacgcacatcgagaaataattcaatgaactttgcctcgcaacgccctctgttggcaaaggTTGTCCATGTTAATGGAACTCCTCCAAGGCTGTACATTGTGCACAGTCTGCAGGCATTATGCACAACGTTCGGCAATTATTTACTCTGTTCGCGAAAGTGTACTGCATTGAAGTCTAGTCAAGAACATCATGAATATGGAATTATCAACAGCCATCAatggccaatcacagcgtgcagagtgttggtcagaatggactttggacgactgtgtgtgtgttgtgtatgtgctGTGCATACTGCATGGACATGGACGCACCAGTGGGCGaccgtgtacatgtactgtaaggaTACTCGGCACCATGTGGTTTGTGCATCGagttttcaattgattgtacGTGTTTTCTGAAACGAACGACAGCAATCCGGTCCCGATCACGGCAAAATTAAATCTAGCAAATATCTAGAATTGTCAAACTTACTAGTTTAAAAGCTTTAGTAAAAGTTTTCTGtgggattttgccactgaaccctcatttatatgtgaaaaggaataattatttgactcgcccggcgggctggtgagaaagggttttcacgcgcccgccgctattttcactcgcatttggcgACCGGGCGACCGCTAATTTCGAACCCTGATACACTCAACGCTACATGCAAGAAGTTCTTGTTGAGTTGATCAACCTCTACGTTAAAACTATCGACCCATACACTCAACGCTACATGCAAGAAGTTCTTATTGAGTTGGTCAACCTCTATGTTAATACATACCATAGGCCCCATACACTCAACGCTACACACGTCTCTCTCGACTATTCCACCAATAGGGCTGGAAGTCGCGATCCCGCCAGCAAGAGTGTGGTGCGATGGGGTGATCTGATCTGAAAGTCTTTCTCTGCCGTTCGACAGTAATGTGCGCGGTGAGCAGAAGTGGAGCAGGGATCGtgatagttgagtaataatgaacaatcAGGTCTTGCAACAAGACTACCTTTAATACGGCAAAAGTCTCGTTTGTGGTATTTGATATTACCAATTACCAATTATTGTCTGTTTGTTGTGACAGGGAAAACACCTTGCACAGTCTACAGCAGCAGGTAACTTCAGGTCAGCATCAGTCTTTGCCTCACTTGGACCCGGATGCACCAATCAGGGAGAAAACACCTCTTGCCGATTTAGACAAGGTaagggataataataataataataaaagtcttatatagtgcggGTATTCGCCAATGCAGCCGCTCTTGGCACTTGCTCCAAAAAAGCTGCACTCTAGTCAGCTGAGCTCCAAGTGCTCCGCTCGTGATATCTATTACAATAGTTATATAGTTATAAAATATTCTGTATGCTGTTGAGATAGTTGTTTAAAGGTCAAAGGTGCAATGTCAtgagcagtgttgtagccatggtgggcggtgcaaggcgggcctgcccaggactcacgATTTTTCCCAGCACTCACAGCAAAAaacgcccagcacagatttcaaatattgtccactttgcattgatctgagacactgCTTATGCtaaggagtatcaaatgtcacagagataGAACACAGCCAAAAatgccattcaacttattgcacaGCCCCACAACATGAagagtttggaaacctggccccacttcagcaataatggctccattattaaacatgaataatttgttAAACTGCTCGCCCTTGgattattgcccaccactaaaatttgTCCGCTACAACCCTGCGTTCTGATCTTTATGTACTAGGAGGATGAAGTTCGTCTTTTCAGCGAGGTCTTCAGTAACATCCGAGCAGGATTGATGGAAGAAGCTCAGAGACTGTGTCGGAAATGTGGACAATCCTGGCGCGCTGCAACACTAGAGGGATGGCGTCTGTATCATGACCCCAACATCAAAGGTGAGTTTTTGGAAAGATTTCTTTATTAGGTTGGTAGTGTGAAAAGCCCTTGCCTCTTCCACTCCGGCTCTGGATTGATTCCCGGCTAGGGCCATAatgttgtgcgttggttctcatCTTTGCCATGATGGTTTTCTCCGGCCCATCTCTTTtcctcctttaaaaaaaagtcacagactTTCGACTGCTGGCTGTGGTCCATGTTCATTATGTTGGTCAATGTGGCCAAGGCCGTTGAATGCCTGTGGCACCTAACACATCCGGGCTATTTTAGCAAGATTCAACGTTTTGACAATGTCATAGTTGCGGTTAACATAAGTGCTATTTTAAGAGATCCAATGTTCTCAATGTTTCCTGTAGTTGGCTCGGGACACCTGTCAGGCCATCCTGGCCGTCACAAAACCAAGTTACTCGACCTTCTGCGGAAAGATCCGAATGCTCGTCAGTTAGCCCTCAAAACCCTCATTCTACCGCTTTGTGACGTAGCTGGTGAACAATTGTCCTTGAATACTCTGAGTacatattgacccatttcacctgacgtcatcaacagaaaaatcttgaatgcgccatactggtgggcaatttcactgtgcgtttttatgttaactctatgctgcgcgttatgcagtgaaagtgtgcattttaggcgacgcagcgttaatacacgtaaacctaactgcccaccaacatggtgagcatggcattggtcgccgcgtgagctacgcgtgcaaggggtcaataggggcattgcttggcaacagacagcgtGGGATAGAGTGAGATGGAGAGTTGGTGAAcaggctttcctcctgcagtggagtgaaacaAAAAGGGAGTACTCTGTATAGTAGAGACTGATAGGATATTTATTCAGCATGCACTCGCTTATTCTGTGCCTGTATACAGTTTGTATATGTTTTCCTGTACTGACTTGGAGATTAATTTCTTTGGTCGTATCTTAGGTGCTTCATCAGGCGATCTAGAGCGAATTGTAGGGAACAAACATCGTGATATCTGGAAGTCTGTCTGCTGGAGGATGTCTGAAGCTGAGATGTTTAATGTCTATGAACGTGCCATCTACGCTGCACTCAGTGGGAACCTTAAAGAGGTATTTATCTACTgcccaccagggcccaatttcatagagctgctaagcataaaaatttgcttagcatgaaattgttgccttgataaaaaccaaattcccacgtgattttcaggataagcaaataacagctgaataccagtaacaagcagtatgcaacaaatggaaatttggttggtaatcctgtttttttatcaaggaagatatttcatgctaagcaaatgtttgtgcttagcagctctatgaagttgcgCCCTGGGTTCCCAAAATATCCCTCTGCTCATGAAATAAATTTGATTACGAGAAGATCATCGACACATTCGAACCTTGACTAAACAAAGTAAAATCAACAACTGCTCTTATAAAAGGAAATATTGGCATGTTAACATCACATTCGACGTCAACGGGTCAAGAAAGTTTTTTCTTAACTACACTTACAGTGAAATGTCTACTGAGCATGTAAATCAAGCAAGTATTTAAACTGTTAGATTGTTACCGACTTGTCTCTTATGGCTTGTATTTTGGCTTTACTTTATCCGTTTAGTTAAGTTTTTGCTTCTGTTTTCATCTGTGAAGCGTCTTGAGGCCCTCGCATAAGGAACTTTctacaaatattttattattaattttggtttatacccatacaccgatgtgtgttagcactgtatactcagtactttcccaagtcctgtgaaaaaatatcataggcatgttactcgggtgggattcaaacccatgacccttgcaattctagagcagtgtcttaccaactagactaccgagattgactggtagctagaggcagttcgaatcctatgttttggcagcgggtactgcaacgatacaattaacatctattataactattttattgttattattatgaaagcATTGGTTTCTGTGGTGTTTATGAGTGTGCACATCTATCAAACCTAAATAAAAAGCTACATTTTCTTGAGTTTTCATTTACTTTTTACTCTCAGAACTGTGCTAagttctggctgaaacacagCATCTAGCATGTGTAGACGcattaagaagaagaagaagttacttaaaaaacaaaaattaaaattcaatCTAGCTTGGGTTAATTGAGCTCCTTGTCTGATTATTTCAGCTTCTTCCAGCTTGTAATACATGGGACGACTGCCTGTGGGCCTACTTTAAGGTGTTAGTCGACCGGCAAGTAGAACAAGAGATTCGGGAGAATTTAACCATCAGCAGAGACATGGACGATTTGCCGGCCTCGTATTTTGACAAAGAGTAAGTGTTACATAATTTAAGTAAGGACAACTATTTTAATTTGGAGAAATTTTAAAGTGGAGAAATCCAGagcaattgttttgtgtttttttagtgAAGTCAGAATTGTTATGTAATGTGTGTATTATTGATTTGGTCGTTCTTGTAACATTCGATGTACATTTCAATTATTTTGGCCTAGTGCATTTGGCTGAATCAGCCAATATCCTCAACTCTGTGTTCACTCAACATAAAAATGTTTGTACTCAGTTcagtacaacatttatttccaattcctCAATCAATATAATAGTGTGAATAAATAGGAGAATGCCTGGCCCAAtatcctgaagacaagcagagtatactgtgtGAAATGTTGAtaccacactggctcttttccACCCCGGCTctgttcagagccaacactcacacaaaagagatgtacgcatggttgtacccgcatgtttttatttattgatattttcTTCCGTTGTTTGGACTTGTTTAAAATGGATATGTATGGCTCAGTGATAAGCAATTGTTATTTGTGCCTACAGTCCTAATCTATCCTCCACTCTATGGTCATTCATCCATTCTACCACTGTTGAAGCCCATTTTTTTCACTCTTAGACTTACAGCTTTCAGAATTTTCCAAGAACTGCAGTCTCACCCGAAGCAGGTAGGTTTTCAGAAATAGTAGATTGATCTTCATTTTTGTGATGCCGAAAACcaaaatacaaatgtttattttctaatgcaataaaaattaaataatttctATTCATCTTTCTTCATCATTCACTTATTCATGAAGACGAGCGGGTATCGTTCGAAACGTTAAAACCAAAcgggctcttttcagagccaaaactccctcaaaagagaattattacatggttgtacccgcaagtttacttttatttatagtttttttctcaaagagtCTCGTGTCAAtcttctgattttgttttctctctgtAGATTGTTGAGTTACAGTCCAAAGAGAGACATCACGTTATACAGAAGTACATCATCCTTGGCGATATCGATGGTAAGAGAAAGCAAAGATCTAATTTGGCTCAGTAGTTTTCTTAACTCTACCTTTGACCTTCGTGGACCCTGGgtacgaatcccacctcagaccagagctttgcatgtggattgggttttcagtccctacctgattgtgaTTAATATAGAGTTGAGTGAAATCGGCCCTTGGTTTGATCCGGTTTGATCTGGTTTGATCTGGTTTGATCTAGTTTGATCTGTTTTTACAGCTCTGATTGAGGAGATGGGAGAATGGTTATCAGATGATGTCAGCCGACCATCACATCATCTTGTACGGTTTATGGCTCATGTTGTGCTCTTCTTGAGATCTTTGGGGCTTCAGACGAAGGAAGAGATTTGTGTTGCCATCATCGAGGCTTATGTCAAGGTATGTTTGAAATCAAAACACTCAGTTCCTTAAGGTTGGGTCGTACTTTCcaaggtcaaaattccagttgaacctcaGATTCAAGAAAATGATGTTTTGAGAAACTTTGCCTCACTAAATaaatttctttttccttttttttgtaggaTTTGATTGAAGAGAAACACAAAAAGCTAGTAGCGACATACACAGCTCAACTTCCATATGAGATGCAGGTATCGTGGTATGCTAGGTTCCTCGAGGGTAAGTGACCTTAAATAATGATCACCCTTGACCTTTGAACTGGATGAACCGACAGCCTCTAATAATGGTCATTCTCATTTTTCTTTTCCTTGACTTCGAAGGTTCGTTCACTACCTCTAGGATTAaaccattttttcttctttttttctttgaccGCGTCATTGTTTTCCCTTCATTCTTCCCACCATCATTTGAAATATTTGCCTAAGGCTTGTAGAATGggcttgaattgaattgaattgaattcttgCGTTACTGTATTTTCTCATGCAGGTATCCACGACAAAGATGAGAGACAGCAATGCTTGCAGCTAGCTGAAGAAGCCGGTAAGAGTGACCTTGGTTTCTTAAAGGATTTTgacaccttttgtagatcaagttttctTGACCATGACATGATGCACCAGACGAACCATTGTTCCTATAAATGCTATTCACATGTTCAACGACAATGCTAGCAGGGTAACTAAGGGTTGATAGCACTTTTTACCATGGTCTTGTGATGTATTGTTCGCACTCTTGGAATGGATCGGTCGGGGCAGCGTTAATTGGTCACGGGTGGCTATGGGGGTAGGAAGGCCGGGTGTTTCTTCCAGCCTGTTTTTGTCTAAGGTGTCAGACATTTTTTACCATGGTCTTGTAATGTATTGTTCGCACTCTTGGAATGGATTGGTCGGGGCAGCGTTAATTGGTCACGGGTGGCTATTGGGGTAGGAAGGCTGGGTGTTTCTTCCAGCCTGTTTTTGCCTGTGGTGTCCCGTGTGAACTGTTGGCgttgttttggctggtacattttttgttgcttttgtCTACTTctcttattttgtaatttatatacCGGTAGTTGTGATGTTGATTGTGAATACTTGTATTTGGCCAGTTgatgtcaagtttctatgttttttaacGTGGATAATAAATAAATCTCAATTTAAATCTAAATCTCTAC
The sequence above is drawn from the Asterias rubens chromosome 9, eAstRub1.3, whole genome shotgun sequence genome and encodes:
- the LOC117294666 gene encoding nuclear pore complex protein Nup107-like, whose product is MAGIHRKDDEHGYQSRVERGPYQTRRSDAGDRPLSVSFQEPPDSTLGFIYQYSQRQSQGFNPDKMNEAVDKQRNLRLGQREGSRLSHGGLESSPLARDKMMSRTLNKDRLTTRSPGLLDQTAGKSHTPGVRQELPHTPGSALKHSKYTPRKPPMGSSQFDVSDLMGQTPNRSMLTPARTFNLSMLDQSRLNSLFPATPVHPSNGALEPSAVQTPGGVTEDFTTTNMNLLLVEDPGVAASEGLFEEFMSCFTNHQSPTDVFTLVAKYQQVCVEQVDMLNNLVRKAGLSSSYGVPKKFARTVEVLRLLEQEKCTWRLIGSLYQDRQAVLEDFEDENMDVGVKTSKHSEKNIMEALFQRDSDVRQNQIIVDWLEENSRDSLRYGYDRAEFYSKSVCWENTLHSLQQQVTSGQHQSLPHLDPDAPIREKTPLADLDKEDEVRLFSEVFSNIRAGLMEEAQRLCRKCGQSWRAATLEGWRLYHDPNIKGASSGDLERIVGNKHRDIWKSVCWRMSEAEMFNVYERAIYAALSGNLKELLPACNTWDDCLWAYFKVLVDRQVEQEIRENLTISRDMDDLPASYFDKELTAFRIFQELQSHPKQIVELQSKERHHVIQKYIILGDIDALIEEMGEWLSDDVSRPSHHLVRFMAHVVLFLRSLGLQTKEEICVAIIEAYVKDLIEEKHKKLVATYTAQLPYEMQVSWYARFLEGIHDKDERQQCLQLAEEAGLDVAQITKTVVENIRTRDQTDFMDSNELSSAREAATSEEDRRKIEATDWLMFDPSQRAEALKQSNAIIRTFLACKKHEAAKEVFNKVPTDSIDLIYRNWQARAGREMLPAVDKNAIKEYLCIKAYLDAFDSFNDWFEHYHNKRPLERLMPENPNFHEKVRFEHEQKEYELELERWHQALNQQSKRVKECIFNVLLFVNGGWMVDQTMTDEDETEDEAMRQKQLEDLRKLCLPMLCSLLYTVLHTSGQYQDCVALADIIASEEYQLYKVFSRQELQQFLTKLRESSLLLLNQNLDPLGYELGS